DNA from Chloroflexota bacterium:
GCCGATGAATTCCTGGCGTTAGAGCCGCAAGCCACGGTCTCTTTGCCGGATTCCACCGCAGCGGACTGGGCGCTGCTGCTCTACTCGTCTGGCACCACCGGCCAGCCCAAGGGCGTGGTGCACACCCACGCCAATCTTGGCGCGGCGGTGCGTTCGCTGGCTGACTGCTGGGCGTTTACGCCGGACGACGTGCTCGTGAATGTGCTGCCGTTCTTTCATATCCATGGCCTCTCGTTCGCCAGCCACGTGAACTTCCTCACCGGCGCCCACATGCTGATGGCCGACCAGTTTCACCCGGTGCGCACGTTGGACTTCATCGACCGCGCCACGGTCTTCATGGCCATTCCGCCCATGTATTACCAGTTCTTGAACCGGCCGGAGTTTCGCACTCACGCGGAAAACTGGTCGCACGTGCGGCTGTTTACGTGCGGTTCCGCGCCAATTCGTCCCGAAGTGCTACCGGAACTGGAAGATATTCTAAAGAGTCCACTCATCAACCGGTATGGGATGACCGAGAGCCACGTGATCGCCAGCCTGCCCATCGACAAGCCCAGCGTGCAGGGCTCGGTGGGACTGCCGCTGGACGGCATCGAGATGACCATGGTCGAGGACGGCTCCACCACCAAGGACGGCCACGCCGTAGGCGAGGTGCACGTGAAAGGCCCGGTGATCTTCGACCACTATCTCAACCGGCCGGAAGCCACCACTGAGGCCTTTGCCCACGAGGGCTTCTTTGCCACCGGCGACCTAGGTTTTTTGAATCACCAAGGGTACTTGACGCTCATCGGGAGAAAGGTCGACCTCATCATCACCAAGGGCTTCAATGTATACCCGCCCATGGTCGAGCGCGTGCTCAACGATTGCCCCGGCGTGAAGGAATCCGCCGTGTTCGGCCTGCCCGACGACCTGCGCGGGGAAAAAGTGGTGGCCGTGGTGGTGAAAGACCCGGCCGCCGACACGGAGGCCACGCCTCGCAACATCCGAGATTTCTGCCGCGAACGCAGCGTGGACTACCAGGTGCCGTCCGACGTCCACTTCGCGGAAGAACTCCCCCGCAACACCATGGGCAAGGTGCTGAAACGCGAATTGCGCGACGGCTTGCTGAGGAATTCGGAGGAAGAGTGGTAGCGAGCTGATACCTCGCTCTTTAGCGCCTATGTGGCAAACTTGCCGAGATGATAGTGTGAACATACGGGCATTGACCTTCTCTTGACCAAATCGCAAGAATACGCTAACATTCGGCGAATAGTGGGGGCAGTTGCATTCACTTTGGAGTTGCAAATGGAATACACGGTTAGACATATGCCGGGTCTTCTTGACCAAGTGAACGCAAGTATAGACCACACTCCATCGTTGCACACGCAGAGTGTTGTGAGTCTCTTCTCTGGATGTGGCGGAATGGATCTCGGATTCCTTGGTGGATTTCGTTTTGCTGGTCACTACTACGAGGAGCTACCCTTCAGAATTGATTGGGCGAACGACATAAGTACGGCGGCCTGCGAAACCTACTCTCTTAACTTTAACCATGACATCAATTGTGGAGATGTTATGGAAGTGCTCGACAGTTTGCCAGAAACCGCTGATATTGTGATCGGCGGTTTTCCATGCCAGGACGTTTCCATTAACGGTTCGAGGCTCGCAGGAAGTGGCAAGCGGACAATTCTCTACAAAGCGATGTTGGAAGTGATTCGTCGGACACGTCCAAAAGTTTTCGTGGCTGAAAACGTCAAGGGTTTGCTCATGTCTCATGGGCGAGACTTTTATCGCGAGATGATGGCTGACTTCTCTGCCCTTGAAGGATATCAAGTGTCAGATCGTCTCTATCTTGCTGCGGATTACGGTGTGCCCCAAATGCGAGAACGTATATTTATCATAGGTGTGAGGGGCGAGAAATCATTCATGCATCCCGTCCGGGTATTTGATGAAACACAGCGACTCACAGCTGGGGATGTGCTACGAGACCTAGAGGACTTGCCCAAAGACACAGACTTTAGTCATGTATGGAGTCTAGCGAACGCTAGTCCTGATCAAGGTAGTAGGAAACTAACTGAACACAAGCCATCCTCGACGATCAGGGCAGAGTGTCATGGAAACATCCAATTCCATTACAAACTTGATCGGCGAATCTCGATGAGAGAAGCAGCCCGTCTACAGTCTTTCCCCGATGAGTTTGTTTTTCCTTTTGGCTTGCGCGAGACCGAGCGCCAGATCGGAAACGCGGTTCCGCCAGTTCTCGCTTGGCATCTGGCTTGTGCTGTGCGGAATTATCTTAATGACGCCCGAATGCTTTGAAGGCGTTCTGACCGAAGCCGTATCTGCTTTGAATGAGGCAGTCCAACGCGGCACCGAAGATTACCGAGATTCCAAACGCTTTGAGAAGCAAGTCCTCGCGGCTCTAGAGAATGCTGTTGAAAACACTAGGGCGAAAGCAAAGGAATCCTTTCACCCACACGCTTTCCCTGACATTTCAGTAAACGGGTTCGGCGTTGAGGTTAAACACACCAACAAAGATTCCTGGCTCGCAGTTGGAAATAGCATATTTGAAGGTATGCGGGATGAATCCGTAGAGAAGGTGTATGTGGTCTTCGGCAAGATGGGTGGATGGCCGGCGGTCAAGTGGGCTAGATATGAGGATTGTGTCACGCATGTCCGTATCTCTCATGCACCGCGATTTGTTGTTGACATGACCCATGAGGGCCAGCCTCTATTCGAAGTAATGAGGTTATCCTACGAGGAGTTTAGCGGCTTGTCTCCAGAAGATAAAATGGGTCATGTGCGGGCTTATTCCAGAGGACGACTCAAGCCGGGAGAACGTCTCTGGTGGCTGGAGAACCGCGAGGAACAGGAGCATGCATTACCTATTGAAGTGAGGCTCTATAGACACTTGTCCCAAGACGAGAAAAGAGAGTTGCGGGCTGAGGCTGCTATTCTATGTCCACAAATATGCGGGCCATCTAGGCCGGGAGGCAAATATGATGGCGCGGCCCTTTACTTGCTGACACGACATGGTGTGTTTTGTCCACAAGCTCGCGATCTATTTTCGGCAGGGAGCGTGGCACTGCGAAAGGACGATCAAAGAGGCGGGAATTATGTGCTACGGGCATTGCAAGACATAGAAGATCTTATGAAGGACACCATTCAGCGTCTCGAAGAAGAACTCTTTGTCGAATACTGGGGCAAGTCCTATCCGCCGAGTGAACGGATCCGTGAATGGCTCAAAAGGGCGGACAGCTATGCTCGCGATTGGACGCCATCTCAACACCTGTTTACCGATTTCTGATGGGTGACATCCTGTCGCCAGAACAGCGTAGCGAGCGGATGTCCCTCATTCGCAGTAGGGACATGAAGCCCGAACTGGTGATTCGTAGACTGACGCACGCTATGGGGTATCGCTATCGGCTTCACCGCCGGGATCTGCCTGGCCGCCCGGACATGGCGTTCATATCCCGGCGTAAGGCTATCTTTGTTCACGGATGCTTTTGGCACCGACACGCAAGGTGTCGTCTTGCCCGGTTACCCAAGTCGCGGCAAGATTATTGGCTGCCAAAACTCGAAGGGAATCGAGTGCGAGATTTACACAGTCAGACTGAGCTTCAACGGATGGGCTGGGGCGTGTTGGTGATATGGGAGTGCGAAGTCAAGTGGGTCAGGGATCAGAGCGAGCTAAAAGGGAAAATCAGGCAGTTCCTTGACAGCAGTTTGGTAGCCAACCCTCACTGAAGCGAGCCTCGTCTAGATGGACTCCGAGTAAAGCAAGCTGTCGGTCACATATTCGTTGGGGTGTAACCCTAGCTACACTATGAACCTCAAAACCCTTGAACTCCTAGAATTTCCCAAAATCCGCGCTTTGCTTGAAGAGCAGGCGCACTTTTCCGCCAGCAAGGCGTTGGCGGAGGAGCTCACACCGGCCACGGAGCCGGAGGCCGTGGAGCGCCTGCTGACGGAGACCGCCGAAGCGCGGGAACTCCTGCGTTTGCATCCGAATTTCACCATCGGGCCGGCCCATGACGTGCGCAGCCTGGTGGACTACGCAGCCCGCGGCGGCGTGCTGGACGCGTCCGCGTTGCTGGCGGTATCGGACACCGTGCGCAGCGGGCGCATGACGCGCGAGATGCTCGTGCGGCGCACCGAGGCCTTTCCGCTGCTCAGCCAACTGGCGCGGGAGATCATGAAGTGCGACCCCTTGCAGGGCGCCATCGAGCAGGCGATTGGGCCGGACGCCGACGTGCTGGATAGCGCCAGCCCGCTGCTGCGCTCGCTGCGCCTGGACGTGCGCGCGATCCACAACCAACTGCTCGACCGCATGCAGGCGCTCGTGCGGACGCCGGAATATCTCGTACATTTGCAGGACCCCATCGTCACGCTGCGGTCGGACCGCTACGTCCTGCCGGTAAAAGCCGAGTTTCGCGGGCGTGTGAAAGGCATCGTCCACGACGAGTCCGCCAGCGGCGCGACGGTCTTCGTAGAACCGCTGGACGTGGTGGAGATCAACAACCGCTGGCGCAGCGCCCAGCGCGAGGAACAGCGGGAAGTTGACCGCATTCTGCGCTCGCTCTCGACTGAGGTCGGCGTCTATCAGCAGGAAATCACCGACAACGTGGGGACTTTGGCCGCCATAGATATCATTCTGGCGAAAGCGCGCTACGCCGAGACGATCAAGGCCGAGCAGCCGACCGTCGTATCCGGCTACCGTTTCTCCTTTCGTCAGGCCAAGCACCCGCTGCTCACGGGCGAGGTGGTGCCCATAGATGTCTACTTGGGACAAGACCCCCACCGGGCGCGTGCCCAGCCATTCTATGTGCTCGTCATTACCGGCCCGAACACCGGCGGCAAGACCGTAGCGCTCAAGACTGTCGGGTTGCTGACGCTCATGGGGCAGTGCGGTCTGCACTTGCCCGTGGCGCTTGGCTCACGCCTGGCGGTGTTTCGACAGGTGCACGCCGACATTGGCGACGAGCAGAGCATCGAGCAGAGCCTCTCCACCTTTTCGTCACATCTCTCTAAGATCATCCCCATACTCGACGAGGCCGACGAGCGTTCGCTCGTGCTCTTCGACGAGCTTGGCGCAGGCACCGATCCCCAGGAAGGGTCGGCATTGGCGCAAGCAATCCTCCTCTTTCTGCGCAATAAGCGCGTGCCGACGGTGGCTACCAGCCACTACTCGGCGGTAAAAGCGCTGGCGCACGTGGAGGAGTTTATGCAGAACGCCAGCGTGGAGTTCGACGTGGAACGGCTCGCGCCCACGTACGTGCTGTCCATCGGCATGCCCGGCACGAGCCATGCGCTGCAGATTGCCGGACGTCTCGGCCTGAATCCGGCGATCGCTGCGGAAGCACAAGTGCGGTTTAGTCCGACGGAGCAGGCGGTAGATGCGTTGTTGGTCTCCCTGCGCGACGAGACGGAGCAACTCAAGGCCGAGCGCGAGCACCTCGCGCAAGACCGTACCGCGCTGGAAACACAGCGTGATGCGTTGGCGGCACGCGTGCGGGAGATGGAGGAGACAGTAACGGAGCAAAAGACAGCGGCATGGGACGAGGCAACACAGGAAGCCGGGGAACTATTGGAGCAGATTCAGGCGCTGGCGCGCCAGGCGAAAGTCTTCGCCACGCCGCTGGATACCAACCGCAAGCTCCTGGAGCACTCCGCCAGGCAAGCCCGCGAACGGCAGCGGGAAATGCGGTCTCG
Protein-coding regions in this window:
- a CDS encoding class I adenylate-forming enzyme family protein produces the protein MKSETTTTFQPFRDQLETAFDQFAQRPALTYQDATWTYAELDARTRAAALYLQKQGLRSGQRVILYTADKRALLLAHLGAIRAGGVSLPLNSKFTPREMAYYARDSGAVLAVGGDAELPVLQALVDDAETALKGVLHADEFLALEPQATVSLPDSTAADWALLLYSSGTTGQPKGVVHTHANLGAAVRSLADCWAFTPDDVLVNVLPFFHIHGLSFASHVNFLTGAHMLMADQFHPVRTLDFIDRATVFMAIPPMYYQFLNRPEFRTHAENWSHVRLFTCGSAPIRPEVLPELEDILKSPLINRYGMTESHVIASLPIDKPSVQGSVGLPLDGIEMTMVEDGSTTKDGHAVGEVHVKGPVIFDHYLNRPEATTEAFAHEGFFATGDLGFLNHQGYLTLIGRKVDLIITKGFNVYPPMVERVLNDCPGVKESAVFGLPDDLRGEKVVAVVVKDPAADTEATPRNIRDFCRERSVDYQVPSDVHFAEELPRNTMGKVLKRELRDGLLRNSEEEW
- a CDS encoding restriction endonuclease, encoding MTPECFEGVLTEAVSALNEAVQRGTEDYRDSKRFEKQVLAALENAVENTRAKAKESFHPHAFPDISVNGFGVEVKHTNKDSWLAVGNSIFEGMRDESVEKVYVVFGKMGGWPAVKWARYEDCVTHVRISHAPRFVVDMTHEGQPLFEVMRLSYEEFSGLSPEDKMGHVRAYSRGRLKPGERLWWLENREEQEHALPIEVRLYRHLSQDEKRELRAEAAILCPQICGPSRPGGKYDGAALYLLTRHGVFCPQARDLFSAGSVALRKDDQRGGNYVLRALQDIEDLMKDTIQRLEEELFVEYWGKSYPPSERIREWLKRADSYARDWTPSQHLFTDF
- a CDS encoding endonuclease MutS2; its protein translation is MNLKTLELLEFPKIRALLEEQAHFSASKALAEELTPATEPEAVERLLTETAEARELLRLHPNFTIGPAHDVRSLVDYAARGGVLDASALLAVSDTVRSGRMTREMLVRRTEAFPLLSQLAREIMKCDPLQGAIEQAIGPDADVLDSASPLLRSLRLDVRAIHNQLLDRMQALVRTPEYLVHLQDPIVTLRSDRYVLPVKAEFRGRVKGIVHDESASGATVFVEPLDVVEINNRWRSAQREEQREVDRILRSLSTEVGVYQQEITDNVGTLAAIDIILAKARYAETIKAEQPTVVSGYRFSFRQAKHPLLTGEVVPIDVYLGQDPHRARAQPFYVLVITGPNTGGKTVALKTVGLLTLMGQCGLHLPVALGSRLAVFRQVHADIGDEQSIEQSLSTFSSHLSKIIPILDEADERSLVLFDELGAGTDPQEGSALAQAILLFLRNKRVPTVATSHYSAVKALAHVEEFMQNASVEFDVERLAPTYVLSIGMPGTSHALQIAGRLGLNPAIAAEAQVRFSPTEQAVDALLVSLRDETEQLKAEREHLAQDRTALETQRDALAARVREMEETVTEQKTAAWDEATQEAGELLEQIQALARQAKVFATPLDTNRKLLEHSARQARERQREMRSRARAMREAPTPQSLAVGDTVRVRGWEMPGQVLASPDTRDLVAVQVGQIKTRVPLEEITQVEAQQPAPEKEARQRDIAPAAPLVPIEIDIRGNRAEESIGTVDRYLDQALHSGLKSVRIIHGKGTGALRAAIHDMLRGHPLVHRFRTAPAREGGDGATVVELAQ
- a CDS encoding very short patch repair endonuclease, producing the protein MGDILSPEQRSERMSLIRSRDMKPELVIRRLTHAMGYRYRLHRRDLPGRPDMAFISRRKAIFVHGCFWHRHARCRLARLPKSRQDYWLPKLEGNRVRDLHSQTELQRMGWGVLVIWECEVKWVRDQSELKGKIRQFLDSSLVANPH
- a CDS encoding DNA cytosine methyltransferase, producing MEYTVRHMPGLLDQVNASIDHTPSLHTQSVVSLFSGCGGMDLGFLGGFRFAGHYYEELPFRIDWANDISTAACETYSLNFNHDINCGDVMEVLDSLPETADIVIGGFPCQDVSINGSRLAGSGKRTILYKAMLEVIRRTRPKVFVAENVKGLLMSHGRDFYREMMADFSALEGYQVSDRLYLAADYGVPQMRERIFIIGVRGEKSFMHPVRVFDETQRLTAGDVLRDLEDLPKDTDFSHVWSLANASPDQGSRKLTEHKPSSTIRAECHGNIQFHYKLDRRISMREAARLQSFPDEFVFPFGLRETERQIGNAVPPVLAWHLACAVRNYLNDARML